One Isoptericola dokdonensis DS-3 genomic window, GGCGGGCAGGCGGCGCCCGACGGCGGAGTGCATGCGCAGGGGGTGCACGGACTCGCGCTTGGCGGTGTAGATGACGTCGGAGCCGTCGAGGCGCCCGAGGTGGACGGTCTCGCCGGTCATCGCGGAGACCTCGTCGAGCACGGACGCGGCGCGGGCGAGCACGGGGTCGCCGTCGAGGTAGGCGGAGCTCACCACCAGCGAGTGGATGCCGAGCTGGAAGATGCTGCCGGTCGGGTCGGTCTGGAGCCAGCCTCGGTCGACCATCGTGCGCAGCAGCGCGTGCAGGCTGCTCTTGGGGATCCCGAGGCGCGTCGAGAGCTGGAGCTGGGTGCCGGGGCCGTGGGCCGCGATCTCGTCGAGGAGGTCCAGCGCGCGGGCGGCGGACTTCACGGGTCCGGCGCCGGCGACGCCGGTCGGCTCCCGGAGGAGCTCCTTCTGCAGCGGCATGTTCGTTCTCCTCTGATCCTTCCCCGGGTCACCGGGCCCGGCCCGGAGGGTGAGATCCAGCCTAGCGCGAGTTCGCATACATGGACAGACTTCCACCCCTTGACTCGCGGACGGATCTGGCCCTATCGTCGGGGCAGTTCACATAGACGAACGCAGTTCACGAATCGAGGGTGCTTTGTGATTCAGGTTCGATACTCCAGCCCGCCGTCCAGCGCGGAGACCGCCACCACGGCCGACCTGCGGGACGCCTTCCTCGTCGACGACCTCTTCGTCGCCGGCGAGGTGCGCGGGACCTACACGCACGACGAGCGCATGGTGATCGGCGGCGCCGTCCCCGGCACCGGCCAGCTCGACCTGCCCGCCTGGACCGACGTGCTCGGTGCCGACTCGCACCTCGCGCGGCGCGAGCTCGGCGTCATCAACGTCGGCGCCGCCGGCCACGTCGTCGTCGACGGCGAGAAGTTCGAGCTCGACCATCTCGACGGGCTCTACGTCGGCCGGGGGAGCGAGGTGTCCTTCACCGGCGCCGACGCCGCCTT contains:
- a CDS encoding IclR family transcriptional regulator; this encodes MPLQKELLREPTGVAGAGPVKSAARALDLLDEIAAHGPGTQLQLSTRLGIPKSSLHALLRTMVDRGWLQTDPTGSIFQLGIHSLVVSSAYLDGDPVLARAASVLDEVSAMTGETVHLGRLDGSDVIYTAKRESVHPLRMHSAVGRRLPAYATSLGRALIAEMPPEERGEHVPTSITAITPRTTTDKHAVLDIIDRAAEQGYATESEESCLGVRCFGVALPFTQHSVDAMSVAVPIARLGDGREDLIIETLLSVKARLAAVHGNSMVR